The Caulobacter sp. 73W region GCTGAAGGCCCTGAAGGTCAGCGACCTGGACGCCGAGGCGCAGAAGCGCTGGGACGCCTATTCCGCCGCCCGCAACCAGATGCTGATCCGCACCCACAGCATCCACGCTCCCTGGGTCTGCGTGCGCGCCGACAAGAAGAAGAAGGCCCGGCTGGCGGTGATCCGCCATCTGCTGACCGCATTGGCCTCCAAGGATATCGCCGCCAAGGCCGGGGAGCCGGACCCTGAGGTCCTGTTCCCCTTCACCCAGGCCGCGATCGAAGACGGACGACTGGCCCGCTAGGAGCCCCATGACCGAACGCAGGAATATCGCCGTCGGACGGCTGCTGATCGGGCTGGCGCAGGGGGTGACCCTGTTCGGCCTGCATCACGCCGAGCAGGAGAAGCTCTGGCCGGCGGGCATGGCCGCGCTCTATGGGGCGCTCATCCTGACGGCCGGCTTCGCCCCCGCCGTGCTGCTGGCGGGGATCGGCGCCCTGCGCCGCCGGACCTTGATCCTGACCTTCGCCGGGGCGGCGCTCTTCACCCTGTTCATGGGCGGCTACGGGGTCTGGCGAAACCCCATGGACTACAGCACGCCCCGCCTGTTCCCGGGGCCGGAGTTCACCCTGACCGCGGCGGTGGCTCTGTTCGTCGCCTATCACCTGGTGGAGCCCGCCGACGCCGCGCGGCGCCGGATCGCGCCCTATGCGGCCTATTTCGAGACCGCCTGGAAGCGCGGCGTGCAGCTGGCCCTGTCGGTCGGCTTCACCGGCGTGTTCTGGGCCCTGCTGTTCCTGGGCGCCTCGCTGTTCGAGGTGATCGGCATCCGGTTCTTCATCGAGACCATCCGCACGGCCGAGTTCGCCTACACGGTGACGCCGGTGGTCTTCGCGGCGGCGGTGCACCTGGCCGACGTGCGGGGCGCCATGATCCAGGGGGTGCGGACGATGGTCCTGACCCTGCTGGCCTGGCTGCTGCCGCTGCTGACCCTGATCGTGGCGGGCTTCCTGGCAAGCCTGCCGTTCACGGGGGTCAATTCCCTGTGGAGCACGCGCAGCGCGGGCGGGCTGATGCTGGCGGCGGCGGCCAACCTGATCATCCTGATCAACGCCGCCTGGCAGGACGGTGAAGAAGCCCCCCACCGCATCCTGGGCGTCGCCGTGCGCGTGGCGTCCTTCCTGCTGGCGCCGCTGGCCGGGCTGGCGGCCTGGGCGCTGGCTTTGCGGATCGGACAGTACGGCCTGAGCCCGGAGCGGATCATCGCCGCCGCCTGCACGCTGATCGCCTCGGGCTACGCCGTGGGCTACATCGCCGCCGTGGCGCGCAGGACGGCCGGACTGACGGGTCTGGGCCGGACCAACATCGCCATGGCCTTCGTCCTGCTCGGCCTGATCGCGGCGCTGTTCAGCCCTATCGCCGATCCCATGCGGCTGTCGGTCAACGACCAGCTTCATCGCCTGCACAAGGGCAAGATCAGCGCCGAGGCGTTCGACTACGACTTCCTGCGCTTCCAGTCGGGACGGTTCGGGAGGAAGGCGCTGGAAGGTCTGGCACGGGGTGATGACGCCACCGTGGCCGCCTGGGCCAAGGCCGCGCTCCAGCGCAAGACCCCGCTGACTAAAGCCCCCATTCCCTTCCCCAGGAGCTCGAAGCTCAACATCCTGCCGGAAGGCCGCAGCCTACCGATCGGCTTCCCGCCGGGAGCGATCAGCTGCATCGGCGACAAGCCGTGCGACGTGCTGCTGCATGACGTGAACGGCGATGGCCGCGAAGATGTCCTGGCCTTCGAGGGCGGCAGCGCCGTTGCCTATCTGGCGGCGCCGGAGGGGGGCTGGCCCCGTGCCGGAAAGTTCATCAGCCTGTGCGCCTGGGAGCGCGAACCTTCCCTGGCCGATCTGGTCGAACAGGGTCGGATCCAGTCCGTCGACCGGACGGTGAAAGACCTGTTGGTGGACGGTCGCCGCATGCGCTTCGACCCCGAAAGCACGAACTGCCCGACGCGGTAGGGGCGTCTCTCTCCTCCCCTGTAGCGAAGCGTACGGGGGAGGTGGATCGGCGAAGCCGAGACGGAGGGGGCGTCCGCGCGCTCCGAGCCCAGTCTGCGCCCCCTCCACCACTTCGTGGTCCCCCTCCCCCGCTTCGCAGGGGAGGAGAGAGCGCCCCCTAGGCCGTCCCCTCGGCCACCGCGTTGAGGCGGGCGTAGATGCCGCCCTGGGCCTTGAGCTGGGCGTGCTTGCCCTCCTCGACCACGCGGCCGTTCTCGAACACCAGGATGCGGTCGGCGTCGCGGATGGTGGACAGGCGGTGGGCGATGACGATGGTCGTGCGGCCGGCCATCAGCGCCTCGGTGGCGGCCTGGACCAGCAGCTCGGTCTCCACGTCCAGGGACGAGGTCGCCTCGTCCAGCACCAGGATCGGGGCGTTCGCCAGGAAGGCGCGGGCGATGGCCACGCGCTGGCGCTCGCCGCCCGACAGCTTGACGCCCCGCTCGCCCACCAAGGTGTCGTAGCCCAGGGGCAGGCGGCTGATGAAGTCGTGGGCGCGGGCGCGCTTGGCGGCGGCGATCACATC contains the following coding sequences:
- a CDS encoding DUF4153 domain-containing protein, giving the protein MTERRNIAVGRLLIGLAQGVTLFGLHHAEQEKLWPAGMAALYGALILTAGFAPAVLLAGIGALRRRTLILTFAGAALFTLFMGGYGVWRNPMDYSTPRLFPGPEFTLTAAVALFVAYHLVEPADAARRRIAPYAAYFETAWKRGVQLALSVGFTGVFWALLFLGASLFEVIGIRFFIETIRTAEFAYTVTPVVFAAAVHLADVRGAMIQGVRTMVLTLLAWLLPLLTLIVAGFLASLPFTGVNSLWSTRSAGGLMLAAAANLIILINAAWQDGEEAPHRILGVAVRVASFLLAPLAGLAAWALALRIGQYGLSPERIIAAACTLIASGYAVGYIAAVARRTAGLTGLGRTNIAMAFVLLGLIAALFSPIADPMRLSVNDQLHRLHKGKISAEAFDYDFLRFQSGRFGRKALEGLARGDDATVAAWAKAALQRKTPLTKAPIPFPRSSKLNILPEGRSLPIGFPPGAISCIGDKPCDVLLHDVNGDGREDVLAFEGGSAVAYLAAPEGGWPRAGKFISLCAWEREPSLADLVEQGRIQSVDRTVKDLLVDGRRMRFDPESTNCPTR